The proteins below come from a single Corynebacterium cystitidis genomic window:
- a CDS encoding energy-coupling factor transporter transmembrane component T family protein, which produces MNLIAGINPVARLLSMLMMTTPVLLTLDWVSAVVALVCIVLGAPLVGVGWGRLVKRSWPIFVAAPLAAVPMALYGRPGGETYAQFWLIQVTDNSLQLALAMGLRVLAVGLPVIVLSADVDPTDLGDGLAQNLKLPPRFVIGTVAALRMLGLLRDDIDAMRRSRRARGLAEVGRMKYWWSIVFGLLVTALRRASKLATAMEARGFGRVDTQRTFARTARFGGQEWAFVITCALIGLGAVAVSILTGQFMFLGAV; this is translated from the coding sequence ATGAATCTGATCGCAGGAATTAACCCGGTGGCCCGGCTGCTGAGCATGCTGATGATGACCACCCCGGTGTTGCTCACATTGGACTGGGTGTCTGCCGTGGTGGCACTGGTATGCATCGTGTTGGGGGCACCGCTGGTGGGCGTGGGGTGGGGCCGTTTGGTGAAGCGCTCGTGGCCGATTTTTGTTGCAGCTCCCCTTGCTGCTGTGCCTATGGCGCTGTACGGCAGACCAGGAGGAGAAACTTACGCGCAGTTCTGGTTGATCCAGGTCACGGACAATTCTCTCCAGCTGGCGTTGGCGATGGGCTTGCGTGTTCTGGCTGTCGGGCTGCCGGTCATCGTGTTATCTGCAGATGTTGACCCGACCGATTTAGGCGACGGGTTGGCCCAAAACCTGAAGTTGCCCCCACGGTTTGTCATCGGCACGGTTGCGGCGCTACGCATGCTAGGGCTTTTGCGCGATGACATTGATGCGATGCGCCGGTCGCGTCGCGCCCGTGGACTGGCTGAGGTAGGACGCATGAAATACTGGTGGTCGATCGTGTTCGGTTTACTTGTAACGGCTCTGCGCCGGGCATCAAAGCTGGCCACAGCGATGGAAGCCCGCGGGTTTGGCCGTGTTGACACACAGCGCACCTTCGCCCGCACAGCGCGGTTTGGTGGCCAAGAGTGGGCCTTTGTCATCACGTGTGCGCTCATTGGCCTGGGTGCGGTAGCGGTGTCTATATTGACCGGTCAGTTCATGTTTTTGGGAGCAGTATGA
- a CDS encoding ABC transporter ATP-binding protein, producing MTSTSLSPAIQAGNLSYRHAMRRDPAFHSVDWVVQRGEAVLLTGDSGAGKSTLLHLIAGLLNDDEEGSSTGRLEVNGTVGMVLQDPDSQVISSRVGDDVAFGCENLGVPRDEIWARVTTALELVGLDVALNHPTVLLSGGQKQRLALAGVLAMGADVLVFDEPTANLDPEGTRSIIEATARVLERTGATLVVVEHNPGPWLALIDSIYRLGSDGLEAISANQLPGPPDLPVARSASGAPWAVRADELLTDWGPPRSLELPEGFSTVMTGANGTGKTTLATTLAGLSTSNGGTLEYAESIRQGLTAPPVRWSSRHLAQRIGYVFQDPEHQFVARTVYDELMVSGAPSARIDELVQRLRLDHVVQAHPFTLSGGEKRRLSVATALVNTPAFVVLDEPTFGQDARTFVELVGLIRSLTDQGTTVLSITHDEHFTRSLGDHQVVVT from the coding sequence ATGACCTCGACCTCGTTGTCTCCGGCCATTCAGGCCGGCAATCTGTCATACCGCCACGCGATGCGCCGCGATCCGGCTTTCCACAGTGTTGACTGGGTTGTGCAGCGTGGGGAAGCCGTCTTGTTGACGGGGGATTCTGGCGCAGGAAAGTCTACCTTGCTGCACTTGATCGCAGGGTTATTGAATGATGATGAGGAGGGCTCGAGCACAGGGCGCCTCGAGGTCAATGGAACCGTGGGGATGGTGTTGCAGGACCCTGACTCCCAAGTGATCTCCTCACGGGTGGGCGACGATGTTGCCTTCGGGTGCGAGAATTTAGGTGTGCCCCGCGACGAAATCTGGGCGCGTGTAACCACAGCTCTTGAGCTGGTGGGGCTCGACGTTGCTCTGAATCACCCGACAGTGTTGCTGTCGGGCGGGCAGAAGCAGCGCCTAGCGCTCGCGGGTGTGCTCGCCATGGGCGCCGACGTTCTGGTCTTTGATGAGCCAACTGCAAACCTTGACCCTGAGGGCACCCGTTCCATCATCGAGGCCACCGCGCGCGTCCTTGAGCGCACCGGCGCCACGTTGGTCGTCGTTGAGCATAATCCAGGCCCCTGGCTTGCGCTGATCGACTCGATCTACCGACTAGGCAGTGATGGACTGGAGGCGATTAGCGCAAACCAGCTACCCGGGCCCCCCGATCTTCCGGTTGCGCGGTCTGCGTCGGGTGCGCCGTGGGCTGTGCGTGCCGACGAGCTGCTGACAGACTGGGGTCCACCACGTAGCCTCGAACTGCCCGAGGGTTTCTCCACAGTAATGACTGGTGCTAACGGCACTGGCAAAACCACCCTGGCGACAACGCTTGCGGGTCTATCAACCAGTAACGGGGGCACTCTGGAGTACGCGGAATCGATCCGTCAAGGTCTGACTGCGCCACCGGTGAGGTGGTCATCGCGGCACTTGGCCCAGCGCATTGGCTACGTCTTCCAGGATCCAGAGCACCAGTTCGTCGCACGCACTGTGTATGACGAGCTGATGGTTTCTGGAGCACCCAGCGCGCGGATCGACGAGTTGGTGCAACGGCTACGCCTTGACCATGTTGTTCAAGCTCATCCTTTTACGCTGTCAGGGGGAGAAAAGCGCAGGCTTTCGGTGGCTACAGCGCTGGTTAATACACCGGCTTTTGTTGTCCTGGATGAGCCGACGTTCGGCCAAGATGCACGTACCTTTGTGGAACTGGTGGGGTTGATTCGCTCCTTGACTGATCAGGGCACCACGGTGTTGTCCATTACTCACGACGAGCATTTCACCCGCAGTCTGGGAGACCACCAGGTGGTGGTGACATGA
- a CDS encoding ECF transporter S component, whose product MSQPLLKKSRNRWRVIDIVTAAVLGVACGVIFWMWNLFGYAGFTALNTFTPGFGGLVAGMWFLGGVVGGLIIRKPGAALFVELVAATVSAVLGSQWGVETLYAGMTQGVGAELAFAIFAYRRFTMPVAMLAGVGGAVGAYILELFTSANIAKTVEFNLIYLTCLVISGAILAGVVGHFLVQALARTGALDRFAAGRPQ is encoded by the coding sequence GTGAGTCAGCCTTTATTGAAAAAATCTAGAAATAGATGGCGTGTCATCGACATCGTTACCGCAGCGGTCCTAGGCGTGGCGTGCGGTGTGATCTTCTGGATGTGGAATCTGTTCGGCTACGCCGGCTTTACCGCTTTAAACACATTTACCCCTGGTTTCGGCGGGCTCGTTGCGGGTATGTGGTTTTTGGGAGGCGTGGTTGGCGGTCTGATAATTCGCAAGCCTGGTGCTGCGCTATTTGTGGAACTGGTTGCCGCCACCGTCTCTGCGGTACTGGGCAGCCAGTGGGGTGTGGAGACGCTCTATGCGGGCATGACGCAAGGTGTAGGCGCGGAGCTTGCCTTCGCTATTTTCGCTTATCGACGCTTCACCATGCCTGTGGCCATGTTGGCAGGCGTTGGTGGGGCTGTCGGCGCTTATATCTTAGAGCTCTTTACCAGCGCCAATATCGCAAAAACCGTGGAGTTCAACCTGATTTACCTGACCTGCCTGGTCATCTCCGGTGCGATCTTGGCTGGTGTAGTCGGGCACTTTCTGGTTCAGGCCTTGGCACGGACTGGGGCGCTTGATCGTTTTGCTGCGGGGCGCCCGCAATGA
- a CDS encoding DUF2218 domain-containing protein, producing the protein MSETLTSTARVRTERPARYAKQLASHFSRKLNTHWDSDAARGTIEFPGEGIDGTPTQVDLIASDDVLMMTMTAEPARVEECERIVAMHLIRFGAKDNLQVTWTRSGGSEAHYSVADLEK; encoded by the coding sequence ATGAGTGAAACTTTGACTTCAACAGCACGTGTGCGAACCGAGCGCCCTGCCCGCTACGCCAAACAACTGGCGTCACACTTTTCCAGAAAGCTCAACACACATTGGGATTCCGATGCCGCGCGCGGCACGATTGAGTTTCCCGGTGAGGGTATCGACGGCACACCTACCCAGGTGGATTTAATCGCCAGCGATGATGTCCTCATGATGACCATGACTGCTGAGCCGGCGCGCGTGGAAGAATGTGAACGCATCGTCGCGATGCACCTGATTCGATTCGGTGCGAAGGACAACTTGCAGGTGACGTGGACCCGCAGTGGCGGTAGTGAAGCGCATTACAGCGTTGCTGACCTAGAGAAGTAG
- a CDS encoding 2-dehydropantoate 2-reductase: MRIVFIGAGAVGSWFAGNLARSGGHEHDISVVARGQTLEALRHRGIVLNGEAPIPVHTVEHVSEVTDADIVVLAMKATGGDLDQTLAGISDRALVAVTQNSVEVPHRVAEVVGTHRTLPGVVRGYFHHEGPAKAEFHGGPCSLTIGTWDGRDDERVSAFATALDAAGIDGIVRDDIFVDVWEKAMFVTCAGVLGAVVDAPLGVLRQRPWRATLVALMEEVAATGRAMGVPLSLDVVDRTMDFADSMPAESTTSMQRDIAAGNPGEIDSQAGAIVREAGRGGGGAPLHEFAINLILSRLG; the protein is encoded by the coding sequence ATGAGAATCGTTTTTATTGGCGCGGGCGCGGTTGGCTCATGGTTTGCGGGAAACCTCGCGCGATCTGGTGGCCACGAACACGATATTTCCGTGGTGGCACGCGGCCAGACGCTGGAAGCTCTCCGCCATCGGGGCATCGTGCTGAATGGCGAAGCCCCCATCCCGGTCCACACGGTAGAGCATGTCTCCGAAGTAACCGATGCAGACATTGTGGTGCTTGCTATGAAGGCCACCGGTGGAGACCTTGATCAGACTCTGGCCGGTATCAGCGACCGGGCTCTTGTCGCGGTGACCCAGAATTCGGTCGAGGTGCCACACCGGGTGGCGGAGGTCGTCGGCACGCACCGCACACTGCCTGGAGTTGTGCGAGGCTACTTCCACCACGAAGGCCCAGCCAAGGCGGAGTTTCATGGCGGTCCCTGCTCGTTGACTATTGGCACCTGGGATGGGCGTGACGACGAGCGCGTCTCCGCCTTTGCTACTGCCCTTGATGCTGCAGGCATCGACGGGATCGTACGCGATGACATTTTCGTTGATGTGTGGGAGAAAGCCATGTTTGTTACCTGCGCAGGCGTGCTAGGTGCGGTGGTGGATGCTCCCCTGGGGGTGCTGCGACAGCGTCCTTGGCGCGCGACGTTGGTGGCGTTAATGGAGGAGGTGGCCGCGACAGGGCGCGCGATGGGGGTACCTCTTAGCCTTGACGTGGTGGATCGCACGATGGACTTTGCGGACTCAATGCCTGCTGAATCCACGACGTCGATGCAGCGTGATATCGCAGCTGGCAACCCTGGTGAGATAGATTCTCAGGCGGGGGCAATCGTCCGCGAAGCCGGCCGGGGCGGAGGAGGAGCACCCTTGCATGAATTTGCGATCAACCTCATTCTTTCTAGGTTAGGGTAG
- a CDS encoding NAD(P)-dependent malic enzyme has product MSNLEPASPANPITDAEVYAAHAGGKLTVTSSRRLETKRDLSVVYSPGVAVACMAIKNNPERVRELTGTGRTVAVVSDGTAVLGLGDIGPHAALPVMEGKCQLFTSFADLNAIPIVLDVHDVDGIVSAVKAIAPSFGAINLEDIAAPACFEVERRLDEELDIPVFHDDQHGTAIVVTAGMSNACKVTGRTLADLRVVISGAGAAGVACTRMLLDAGVKDIVMLDSRGIISKGRDGLTPVKVALADETNPRALSGGPEEAFRDADAFIGVSRGHVGEELLELMAADPLLFSLANPDPEIPHELAQKYGSVVATGRSDLPNQVNNVLAFPGIFHGALAAGATSITTEMKLAAAKAIAEQVGDDLAPDFIMPSPLNPNVAPAVSAAVQAAAEA; this is encoded by the coding sequence ATGAGTAATTTGGAACCTGCGTCTCCTGCCAACCCAATCACTGATGCTGAAGTCTATGCCGCACACGCTGGCGGAAAGCTCACAGTGACTTCATCCCGGCGTCTTGAAACCAAGCGTGATCTGTCGGTGGTGTATAGCCCCGGTGTCGCCGTCGCCTGTATGGCCATCAAGAACAACCCAGAGCGAGTGCGTGAGCTCACTGGTACAGGCCGTACCGTGGCGGTGGTATCTGATGGCACGGCAGTGCTGGGTCTTGGCGATATCGGCCCTCACGCAGCACTTCCTGTGATGGAAGGAAAGTGCCAGCTGTTTACGTCGTTTGCTGATCTCAACGCCATCCCGATCGTGCTCGACGTGCACGACGTGGACGGTATTGTCTCAGCTGTCAAGGCTATTGCACCAAGCTTTGGTGCCATCAACCTCGAAGATATCGCCGCACCTGCCTGCTTCGAGGTGGAGCGCCGCTTGGACGAAGAACTTGATATCCCTGTCTTCCACGATGATCAACATGGCACCGCCATCGTGGTCACTGCAGGTATGTCCAACGCCTGCAAGGTCACCGGGCGAACGTTGGCTGATCTTCGTGTGGTGATCTCAGGTGCTGGCGCTGCGGGCGTAGCGTGTACGCGAATGCTGCTCGACGCTGGAGTCAAAGATATTGTGATGCTCGATTCCCGCGGAATTATTTCGAAGGGCCGCGACGGCCTCACCCCGGTTAAAGTTGCGCTTGCCGACGAGACGAACCCGCGCGCGCTCAGTGGTGGACCAGAAGAGGCGTTCCGCGACGCGGATGCCTTTATCGGTGTTTCCCGTGGGCATGTCGGTGAGGAGCTGCTTGAGCTCATGGCTGCGGACCCACTGCTATTTTCTTTGGCAAACCCTGATCCGGAGATCCCGCACGAGTTGGCGCAGAAGTACGGTTCCGTGGTGGCGACGGGTCGGTCCGATCTGCCAAACCAAGTCAACAACGTGCTGGCCTTCCCCGGAATTTTCCACGGCGCACTCGCCGCGGGGGCTACCAGTATTACCACCGAGATGAAGTTAGCAGCAGCCAAAGCGATTGCAGAGCAAGTTGGCGACGATCTGGCGCCAGATTTCATCATGCCTTCACCGTTGAACCCGAATGTTGCACCAGCAGTCAGCGCGGCAGTACAGGCGGCTGCCGAAGCGTAG
- a CDS encoding lipoyl protein ligase domain-containing protein yields the protein MTQSFHSETKVPGGKLVVVDIDTDGDVITNAKISGDFFLEPDEAYDALGPALQGATTHDDTLALTNRLDAALASFDDLALHGFSTRDVAQTVRRAVTGAVDFTDLDWEIIHPGPLPTVMNVALDELLMDQVESGQRGPTLRFWEWDDRATVIGSYQSYVNELQPAGVAEHDVQVVRRMSGGGAMFMEGGNCITYSLYVPNELVAGLSYEDSYEFLDRWVLAALAEHGVNAWYVPINDISSDGGKIGGAAQKRKGKTVLHHVTMSYDIDADKMMEVLRVGKAKIADKGIRSAKKRVDPLRRQTGAPREEVIETMKTTFTNRYGAKPAELSQDDYDAAQQLVDTKYSTDQWTHRVP from the coding sequence ATGACACAATCATTCCATTCTGAAACCAAGGTCCCCGGCGGAAAACTTGTGGTGGTGGACATCGACACAGACGGCGATGTGATCACCAATGCGAAGATCTCCGGGGACTTTTTCCTTGAACCCGACGAGGCCTATGACGCTTTGGGGCCAGCTTTGCAGGGCGCGACCACCCACGACGACACTCTTGCGTTAACCAACCGTCTAGACGCCGCGCTAGCGTCTTTCGATGATCTGGCCCTCCATGGGTTTTCCACGCGCGATGTTGCTCAAACAGTCCGCCGTGCAGTGACAGGAGCCGTCGATTTTACCGATCTAGACTGGGAAATTATCCATCCCGGACCGTTGCCTACCGTGATGAATGTGGCACTTGATGAACTTCTCATGGACCAGGTCGAGTCCGGCCAGCGTGGCCCCACACTGCGTTTCTGGGAGTGGGACGACCGCGCGACAGTCATTGGGTCTTATCAGTCCTATGTCAACGAACTCCAGCCCGCAGGTGTAGCCGAACATGATGTGCAGGTTGTGCGCCGAATGTCCGGTGGTGGCGCGATGTTTATGGAGGGCGGGAACTGCATCACGTACTCGCTGTATGTTCCGAATGAACTGGTCGCGGGCCTATCCTACGAAGATTCCTACGAGTTTTTAGACCGTTGGGTATTGGCGGCGTTAGCCGAACACGGTGTGAACGCCTGGTACGTGCCGATCAACGACATTTCCTCCGACGGAGGCAAGATCGGCGGCGCAGCCCAAAAACGCAAGGGCAAAACTGTGCTGCACCACGTGACAATGAGTTACGACATCGATGCTGACAAGATGATGGAGGTCTTGCGCGTTGGCAAAGCCAAAATTGCTGACAAAGGTATCCGTTCCGCGAAAAAGCGGGTCGACCCTCTTCGCCGCCAGACTGGTGCTCCACGCGAGGAGGTCATCGAAACGATGAAGACCACCTTCACCAACCGCTACGGGGCGAAACCTGCTGAGCTTTCACAGGACGACTACGATGCCGCGCAGCAGTTGGTGGACACAAAGTATTCCACCGATCAGTGGACTCACCGCGTGCCTTAA
- a CDS encoding aspartate:alanine exchanger family transporter, giving the protein MIEFLQNNALLTIFIVIGLGTAFGAIPFGPIKFGAAGALFIGLFVGAIIELPEAVLATLQDLGLGLFVYMIGLEAGESFFKNIRKQFGLMAMSIVSIILAAVTAVLVGGLLGVAREVSVGAFAGAMTSTPSLSLAQVQTESDLPAVGYSIGYPTGIVVAILLVFVTIGKNWKASRDEDDSAGSQLRGVRMAVQHRVTSEELVEEFGSNITAGVRRHNGKIEILDSTFELSPGDTVFMMVKEGVREDLVKRVGRPLQPLSRRLPQLTVQKFSVSNQDIGGNRLDNLPLYAKFGAQTLRIRRGDEEILATDDVTIASGDVIEVIVPTRNVTRLESYLGNSIQVANELDWVASATGLALGFILAAIPFPLPGGASFVIGAAGGPLISGLVLGALNRTGRIAWQLPRSANYALRQFGLMLFLASVGTASGPAFASTAFSLDGLITIGIAALIGLVGCGSLLLMAWAFGQSAGRANGAVAGLLGQPAVLQYALQNSSDNRIMDGYSTTFAVALIFKIVVIPFMLV; this is encoded by the coding sequence GTGATTGAATTTCTCCAAAACAATGCGCTTTTGACTATTTTTATAGTCATCGGCTTGGGGACGGCCTTTGGGGCCATCCCTTTTGGGCCGATCAAATTCGGTGCCGCAGGCGCGCTTTTCATCGGCCTTTTCGTCGGCGCGATCATCGAATTACCAGAGGCTGTTCTGGCCACCCTACAGGACCTCGGCTTGGGGCTTTTCGTTTATATGATCGGCCTCGAAGCAGGCGAGTCCTTCTTCAAGAACATTCGCAAACAGTTTGGTCTGATGGCGATGTCGATCGTGTCCATCATCTTGGCTGCCGTGACTGCGGTACTCGTCGGCGGATTGCTGGGCGTGGCCAGGGAAGTGTCCGTTGGTGCCTTCGCCGGTGCGATGACATCGACACCCTCGTTGTCGCTGGCGCAAGTACAGACAGAGTCTGACTTGCCAGCAGTGGGATACTCCATCGGCTACCCCACAGGCATTGTCGTTGCCATTTTGTTGGTCTTCGTCACCATCGGCAAGAACTGGAAGGCATCGCGTGATGAGGATGATTCCGCAGGCAGCCAGCTCCGTGGCGTGCGCATGGCGGTTCAACACCGAGTCACCTCAGAAGAACTCGTCGAGGAGTTCGGTTCCAACATCACAGCTGGTGTGCGACGCCACAATGGAAAAATCGAGATTCTCGATTCCACTTTCGAACTCAGCCCTGGGGACACCGTGTTCATGATGGTGAAAGAAGGTGTCCGCGAGGACCTCGTGAAACGCGTCGGACGCCCGTTGCAACCACTATCGCGACGATTGCCACAGCTGACTGTGCAAAAATTTAGCGTGTCCAATCAAGACATTGGCGGCAACCGGCTGGACAACCTGCCGTTATACGCCAAGTTTGGTGCGCAAACCCTGCGCATTCGACGTGGCGATGAAGAAATCCTGGCTACTGACGATGTCACCATCGCCTCCGGTGATGTCATCGAAGTGATCGTACCCACCAGAAACGTCACCCGCTTGGAGTCATACCTCGGCAACTCGATCCAAGTGGCCAACGAGCTGGACTGGGTAGCATCGGCCACGGGCCTGGCACTGGGCTTCATCCTGGCAGCGATCCCATTCCCGCTTCCCGGTGGAGCAAGCTTTGTGATCGGCGCGGCGGGTGGACCGCTGATTTCCGGTTTGGTATTGGGCGCCCTCAACCGCACGGGCCGCATCGCATGGCAGCTGCCACGCTCCGCAAACTATGCGCTACGCCAGTTTGGCTTGATGCTCTTCCTCGCATCAGTTGGTACTGCATCGGGCCCGGCGTTCGCTTCGACGGCGTTCTCCCTTGATGGCCTGATCACCATCGGTATAGCAGCGCTGATCGGACTTGTTGGCTGTGGATCGTTGCTGCTGATGGCGTGGGCATTCGGGCAATCAGCTGGACGCGCTAATGGTGCTGTCGCAGGCCTACTCGGCCAGCCTGCAGTGCTGCAGTACGCGCTGCAAAACTCCAGTGACAACCGCATCATGGACGGCTACTCCACCACATTTGCGGTAGCCCTGATCTTTAAGATTGTCGTCATCCCGTTCATGCTCGTCTAA
- a CDS encoding DUF4185 domain-containing protein yields the protein MKKNTSYVALAVAGSLSVSVIAAPASAQSSSSSSLSSASELQHLSSLSNVASSELGLPVLGSSGKGSSSPSGSSGSSGSSGSSQSDKRVTVDGANWADSISDGLTVTKLGDLLGHGKSEPLQVFSGDLGIMTKLSPGEEFAIIFGDSFRGHRLGEGEWLSPVGAVARKDDNGQIEIVRPLNRGSQAYQLIRYEHNDRGLTLIPSDIININGTLYMQGIWNEGIGNVLYSEIFKSSDNGRTWKSVGRTKSSYMSGMGNLITWEQGPDGYIYVMSSQFNRNDPVYLSRFRVEDMDDRSKWQLYDPATGQWGKEAAPILNDKMQAGEMSLRYIQGHWVLAMFNEETMAIEVRISKEIARDWDEITPANVVIAGKGGWSAAQTPSNFTQLYGGYIVPGSTLDNLDLVVSQWNTSNNSRYNSTQFNVKGLDEFFGIDVNAPQAPPTQIRSVGDQDVLEVAETEIDPEFEKQLTQEMTIEESTDIEVLPLEETSPGKTAATGTTTQ from the coding sequence GTGAAGAAGAATACGTCGTATGTCGCTCTTGCTGTGGCAGGATCCCTCTCCGTCAGCGTGATCGCTGCACCCGCGTCTGCGCAGAGCTCGAGTTCATCGAGCTTGTCATCAGCATCAGAGCTCCAACACCTGTCGTCGTTAAGCAATGTGGCCTCCTCCGAGCTGGGTCTGCCAGTGCTCGGATCCTCCGGCAAGGGTTCGTCCAGCCCCTCGGGCTCCTCGGGCTCCTCGGGCTCCTCGGGCTCCTCGCAAAGCGACAAGCGCGTGACCGTGGATGGCGCGAACTGGGCGGATTCCATCTCAGATGGCCTGACCGTGACTAAGCTGGGCGATCTGCTCGGCCACGGCAAGTCGGAACCACTCCAAGTGTTCTCGGGCGACTTGGGTATCATGACCAAGCTCAGCCCCGGAGAAGAGTTTGCCATCATTTTCGGTGACTCCTTCCGCGGTCACCGCTTGGGCGAAGGCGAGTGGCTCAGCCCCGTCGGCGCTGTGGCCCGTAAGGACGACAACGGCCAAATCGAGATTGTGCGCCCCTTAAATCGTGGCTCGCAGGCCTATCAGCTGATCCGCTACGAACACAATGACCGTGGCCTCACCTTAATCCCCAGCGATATAATCAACATCAACGGCACCCTCTACATGCAGGGAATATGGAATGAGGGCATCGGCAATGTGTTGTATTCGGAGATCTTCAAGTCCTCGGATAACGGCCGAACATGGAAGTCGGTTGGCCGCACAAAAAGCTCCTACATGTCTGGTATGGGCAACCTAATCACGTGGGAGCAAGGCCCTGACGGTTATATCTACGTGATGAGCTCCCAGTTCAACCGCAATGATCCCGTCTACCTCAGCCGCTTCCGCGTCGAAGACATGGACGATCGCTCCAAATGGCAGCTCTACGACCCAGCAACCGGCCAGTGGGGCAAAGAAGCAGCACCGATCTTGAACGACAAGATGCAGGCCGGCGAGATGAGCTTGCGCTATATCCAAGGCCACTGGGTACTAGCCATGTTCAACGAGGAGACCATGGCCATTGAGGTGCGCATCTCCAAGGAGATCGCCCGCGACTGGGATGAGATCACTCCAGCCAACGTGGTCATCGCAGGCAAGGGCGGCTGGAGCGCAGCTCAGACCCCATCAAACTTCACCCAGTTGTACGGCGGTTATATCGTTCCGGGCTCTACCTTGGACAACTTGGATCTAGTAGTTTCCCAGTGGAATACCAGCAATAATTCCCGGTACAACTCCACCCAGTTCAACGTGAAAGGCTTGGACGAATTCTTCGGCATCGACGTGAATGCGCCTCAGGCACCACCGACGCAAATCCGTTCCGTTGGTGATCAGGATGTCCTCGAGGTTGCTGAGACCGAGATCGATCCTGAGTTTGAGAAGCAGCTCACCCAGGAAATGACCATCGAGGAATCCACTGACATTGAGGTTCTCCCTTTGGAAGAGACGTCGCCCGGTAAGACCGCCGCGACGGGAACCACAACTCAGTAG